The nucleotide sequence TATCTTCTGTGCTTTCTGGACATACTCGAGCATCTACAGAATTTTCTGATTTCCCTTTCTCTCTAATTTCTTTACCTTCTATTACCCCcttttctttataataattatttataatagcCTTGACTAATTCCCTCTTATTGCTATTCATTTCGCTACCAACAGTTCTCATTACatcatttttcatatataaagaacCCATTCTGTTTAATATTCCAGCTTTTTCCTTTCTaaatttttgaataaattGCTCTCTGAGTATTTCATTAGCACTTCTCATATTTTCCATATCCTCATCTGTATTATCATAATTGATATGgcatttttcatttttttgcttAAGACCTTTTATAATATCACCATTACTATTATAAGACGATTCCAATTTACCAATTttagaattatatatactatttttttcattcttattttgaaaataactATTTTCACAAGTGTCTTTTAAAATTGATACATTACTATTAAGTATGTTATTGTCAGTATCTTCTCTTTTTATCTCATTTTTATAGCAAGCATTATTTAGGGACTCTACTTCCTTACCTTCAGCACCATTATTAttccaatttttattactaatactattattattattgctGCTAAAATCAGGTTCAGTACTCAAAGGGTTTTTAGACAAAATTCCATATGCACCATTCCCATTACTTAATGAATGCTTATGCTCGTCCCGATTCACCATGACACCCTTTCTATTTGTTCCCTCCTTAATTGGTTCTTGATCATTAGTATGATTATTAATAGTGATAGTAggttttatattattagatTTGGCTATtgtaattaatttatttccatgatcatttccatttttacacatttttaatttctgattaaaatttattttttgcatcgcaattttattaacttGTGATTCACAttcttcattatatattaatggagtagtatatttatctatattataAGTCGAATGGACACCGaatttttcttcatttaatttaaacaTATCCTCGGGACTCCAGCCATTTGAATGATTGTAACCAAAAGTTTTATCATTACACGCATCTTTtgttttatgttttatttgcATATAATGAACTGATTCATCATCTAATGATTTGTACCCAGTTTTCATGCTTTTTTgattatatctatataaatctttatttgttttatataatttttttttatttccatatatatgtaaatgcaattttttccttttatcTATGTCTTGATCATCAAAACTTCTTAAACCTACTTCTTTCAATCGTAAAGCTGATAAATGACccgtttttattttattaaaattatatcgGTATTTTCGATCGTAATAATCCAAATTGCCACCTTTCATAGCTGTATTATATTCCTTCGTATTATTGTAATAATagttataattattattatttaaattatatccatatatattattatgcttATTGTTTCTACCGTTCTTAACATTTCGGCTATTCCTAGAATTTTCATAGTTccctttattattactaatGCTTCCATTACTACTaatacttatttttttttttttattataatccATACCTTTTACATCTTTGCTAACATACTTTACTAAAGTACTTTTGCAATCATTATTCGCTACTATCATATTATCACGATAATTATTGTTTCCTATGCCAAGTGCTTTACTTCCAtctttaattaattttttttcaccgccatttttattaataccCATTTTATTCtcattaattttgttaCTGTTATTACTGTAGTCGTCATCAGTCTCATCagtattatttgtattggatatatttctattattataaattttggGGATCTCACTCTTATTACCATCATTACAACTGTTTTCCTGttcatcattttctaaaaatttTAGCATATCATTCATAGCCGTAGAAGAATGTACAACTTTTAGATAATCTTTTACACCATCTcccttttttaaaaaatccaTTGATTCATCACTATAACTTTCTACatgttcatatatttttaaattccctatactttttttttctaataaaattggaaaggtttcttttttttcattaatatgCTCATTGGAAATAGTATGATTAACAGTCTCATTATGTATATCATTGCGATGCGAATCGCTTTGAACATTTTTTCCCCCATtcatatacaaaatattatttcctccctttttttctatatttcgATTGCTATCCTTACTTTTCATGCatgtttttaataaatcatttatttcattataattgttttcattttttcctGATAATTCGGTTTGCtctttgttattatattccaTCATTTTCGCATCTTTTGCTACATATTCAGAATTATCATAATAACCATCAAAATATTCATCATCACTTTTAGGTAAAGCGGTTTTTATCATTTCAGTTGAATCTGCGTCGACCTTTTGAAGacttttaataatatttgcaTCAATTCCAGTTATTTGATACCTATAAGACAGTATACTACTTGATACATATGCATTTTCATCTAAAGATTTTCCatttatgcatttttttagtattcCTATCCATTTTATTAAGTTTGGTATAAAAGGACAAACCACTGAAGCATTAATACGTTCTTTTTTGttatcaaataataaattatatccttttcctttataatttttataaaagaaaaatttttctattttttcgATTTCAAACCATCGAATCGCTCCTATTTCTTTCCTTGTTTTGGGTTGAAATTGTGTGTCTTCCTTTACACCAggtattataaataatttaattggTTGGTCTTCAATATGTGTTTCTATGTACACCTGCTCATCTATATATGGAAATATATCTATTCCTATTTCTTCATAAATTTCTCTACAAGCACAAACCGAATCTTCTTCGAGTTCATCAATTTTACCTTTGGGAAAAGACCAATTATCTGTACTCCACCCTTTTACTAATAAGCATTTCTTTAAATTGTGATTCAATAAAATTGCTCCTCTTAAAGGTATAGTTCTACAATATCGTCTCcaatttaatgaaaatttttcatGAGCTGAAGGGggtacatatttttttaatattggACAATCATCACATATTAAATAGCCAAATGTCTTTAAACTTAATTTTGGTAATTTATCAGGATATTTGTCTTGCCACATATCATCATACCACCAATAAGCTTCTtgaatttgaaaatataaatgcaCATGgtcttttaataaaaattctgGAAGTAAAGCTATGAATCGCCCATAACAATCTAATAAAGCATCGtctaataattttttatctttagctaaatttttaattctcTGAGCACTAAATAGTTTCTTTGATTTCCCCGTGTTGTTTGAATACTTATGTACGTTCTTGTAATAATGTTTATATGAgtcttttttcatatacattttggttttaaaaaaatataaatataaacaaaataataaatattaaatacaatatatataggatAACATTATTCTAATTACATCTTAAAAAAAGCTTTAAaaacatgcatatatatgcgcatataaatacatacacattcatatatatatttacgtAATTACGTATTAATATGTGTTAagatagaaaaaaaaattaaaaatgtatgtagaaaaaaaattattaataaatcaggaaaaatataatgataaaagttattaacaaaacatcaaaaaatataaataagaaatgataataataagatACGATTAGAATCATTAACTACAATAAGCATATTTTGGAATTTAAGAATACCTtaattatcatataaaaaattaatacatatatacgtaaatattttattagcTTTAATTAGTTTGCCCCTATATATATCAGGGTCATATgcctttaaaaaaataatgtataaataattaaattaaaaaaaataataataaacaaaatattgtaAACCAAACAAAAATctgttaaatatatttgctTACATATCAAAAAAGTGACGTAATAAAAcgaaattaaatatttataaataaatcaataTATAAGTGCATactgatatatatataaaacttCACGTTACATGTTCTAAAATTAtggtaaataaaaaaaacaaatagaacaatttgtttttttagtatTCGCCTATAACACTAAAACGTTGTATACTTTACACATTGTATAtcgatatatttattattacatttttttataaatattttttttaaactatGAAATAAACAGTTAACTGAATTCACATGTTCCTGTGTGTATATGACTGCACttctatttatttaatatatattttttttttattaatatgcaTTAATCAATAAAAGcatatatgttattataaaactttaaagtatgaaataatacaaaagacagataataaatatatattaaaaatataaataacagAGAGGATATTCTATATGCAAcgataaaattaataatattttacttttagtatgatgaaaaacaaaaaaagaaaaaacagtcattttatattcccATTTTGAATTGTGTATATCATGTACTACTTTTTATAATGTGGATACATATAGAAAATgtataatgatatatataatactactatgaataatatataaaactaaTACAACATTCAAATTAACGCTTAGTAAATAGTTgtagaaatataaatgtaaatttcaataaaaataagcatatgcacatatatatattattatatatatatattatgattaacaaaaaaaaaataaatataaaaaaaaaataaacacaatatgaatatatataaacaaagcACAATACGCGTAACTTATAACATTTAAAATCTTTTAAATTAGAGGTATGCGTGAGAAAcgaataaaattaatattatataataatatgagtGAAAATATACcccttatatatattctattCTTAAGAATATTGTTTGTTCCTCAAGTTAAAAAACCGAAAATACGTACACTACtgattttcaaataaaaattcattaCATGAAAagtataattatattgaaaaattaaactatttatcataaatatgtttttccTTCTATATGAAgcttgaaaaaaaatataaaatatatatcatattattattcgtTATAATATTCTTCATAAATGCATAACTATATAAACAGATTATACATGGCGTATGGACTTAAAACAATTtacatttaatatttaaaaataaaaaaaacagaaagAAAGAAACgaaaaataacatataaataaaaaaataaaaaaggcCTTTTTACTAATATGTATCTAAAACAATTCTCTTTactcaaatatatatttttttttgtacgTCCCCTTATGcgaaaaataatttctttcaaataaaattaaaaaataaaaatttacacGTACATACATCAAATAAATCACTAATTTAggaataattttattaaaaaatatttaaatcggatattaatttttggaatttaataatgtttttatttttaactaAAATAAgtacataaaataaagcctatttttttaattcctCTCATCaggaaaaaaaactataaattggcaaataaatcaaaaatataacagtaatatattattgtatagaaatattttgaaaaatatgctAGAATGCTTTTTTCAACATATTTATGCATGTGacaaaagaaagaaaaaaaattatattgtaGATCACCAAAATtatgttaatttttctttgccatttacattttccatttactgtacacattttttaatatgtttggaaagaaattataaaaaatcaaattgCAATATAATTGTAATATTGTGAAAATCTCTTAAAAGATaattttccaaaaaatCAGCGTCGCcttt is from Plasmodium berghei ANKA genome assembly, chromosome: 14 and encodes:
- a CDS encoding mRNA-decapping enzyme 2, putative, with product MYMKKDSYKHYYKNVHKYSNNTGKSKKLFSAQRIKNLAKDKKLLDDALLDCYGRFIALLPEFLLKDHVHLYFQIQEAYWWYDDMWQDKYPDKLPKLSLKTFGYLICDDCPILKKYVPPSAHEKFSLNWRRYCRTIPLRGAILLNHNLKKCLLVKGWSTDNWSFPKGKIDELEEDSVCACREIYEEIGIDIFPYIDEQVYIETHIEDQPIKLFIIPGVKEDTQFQPKTRKEIGAIRWFEIEKIEKFFFYKNYKGKGYNLLFDNKKERINASVVCPFIPNLIKWIGILKKCINGKSLDENAYVSSSILSYRYQITGIDANIIKSLQKVDADSTEMIKTALPKSDDEYFDGYYDNSEYVAKDAKMMEYNNKEQTELSGKNENNYNEINDLLKTCMKSKDSNRNIEKKGGNNILYMNGGKNVQSDSHRNDIHNETVNHTISNEHINEKKETFPILLEKKSIGNLKIYEHVESYSDESMDFLKKGDGVKDYLKVVHSSTAMNDMLKFLENDEQENSCNDGNKSEIPKIYNNRNISNTNNTDETDDDYSNNSNKINENKMGINKNGGEKKLIKDGSKALGIGNNNYRDNMIVANNDCKSTLVKYVSKDVKGMDYNKKKKISISSNGSISNNKGNYENSRNSRNVKNGRNNKHNNIYGYNLNNNNYNYYYNNTKEYNTAMKGGNLDYYDRKYRYNFNKIKTGHLSALRLKEVGLRSFDDQDIDKRKKLHLHIYGNKKKLYKTNKDLYRYNQKSMKTGYKSLDDESVHYMQIKHKTKDACNDKTFGYNHSNGWSPEDMFKLNEEKFGVHSTYNIDKYTTPLIYNEECESQVNKIAMQKINFNQKLKMCKNGNDHGNKLITIAKSNNIKPTITINNHTNDQEPIKEGTNRKGVMVNRDEHKHSLSNGNGAYGILSKNPLSTEPDFSSNNNNSISNKNWNNNGAEGKEVESLNNACYKNEIKREDTDNNILNSNVSILKDTCENSYFQNKNEKNSIYNSKIGKLESSYNSNGDIIKGLKQKNEKCHINYDNTDEDMENMRSANEILREQFIQKFRKEKAGILNRMGSLYMKNDVMRTVGSEMNSNKRELVKAIINNYYKEKGVIEGKEIREKGKSENSVDARVCPESTEDIADRRYKLKQILNGGMKNMNLENDTMNEIINKNIINKINHHEMNKGINNIGSNMNIGDIMTVNKTAINNDENVKMVNRKNMNIPNINDYTEKIKEKINSQNVEYIKEKLENGFLKDNNSGKFLLDLIKGTKKKKMTDENVFDSINNYNKNCMPENIKILSEQDILSKYYNKEDTKDDINNNIDAVNYAINKVGWQRNAKDEEIRNKKHDDIEFVSKINNSKNAQASSINTNHNFNEIAMIEKLSKHLNSYNPYE